Below is a genomic region from Candidatus Margulisiibacteriota bacterium.
GCGGCTGTGGAAGAAGCTGGGCACGACCAGGAAGTTATCGCAAATTTATTCGACGCGCCGGAGAACGCCGAGCAGGAAATAGACATAGCCACCGCGGATATTTCCCAGGATTTGAAGCTCTATATCATCGAGTGGTGCGGCGGAGTTAAGGTGCCGCCGGATCAGCGCGCGCGGATCTCCGAATATGTTGAACAAAGAAAGAACAGCCGTGAAGTGTTGGCGTTGGATGCCGAAGCAGACGTTGAGTATGCCGCGGCGCTTTTGGCGGCAGATTGGGTGGAGGTTGAAAGTCTGCAAAAAGCCTATAATCAGGCTTTGGCGGAATATCTGAATGATCAAGAAAACAGCGAGACTTATATCCAGTTAAAGATTATTAAAATGCAGCTGGAACAAAAAGAACAAGCCTTTCAGAAAAAGCGCGAAACTTTCAGGCGCCAGCAGGAAAGAAATTTCCGTTTACAGTAATTTTCCGCCCTTCAAAAACGGTATCTTCGCTCGCAGCTCTTCGCCGACTTTTTCGATCTGCTGTGCTTTGGCCCTGGCGCGCAGTTTATCCATATTGGGTTTGCCGGCCTTGCACTCTTTGACAAACTCGTCGGCAAATTCGCCGCTCTGAATGCGTTTTAGCACATCTTTCATTCTGGCTTTGACCGAAGCGTC
It encodes:
- a CDS encoding ketol-acid reductoisomerase (catalyzes the formation of (R)-2,3-dihydroxy-3-methylbutanoate from (S)-2-hydroxy-2-methyl-3-oxobutanoate in valine and isoleucine biosynthesis), which codes for DASVKARMKDVLKRIQSGEFADEFVKECKAGKPNMDKLRARAKAQQIEKVGEELRAKIPFLKGGKLL